Genomic DNA from Caldicellulosiruptor hydrothermalis 108:
GAGAAATAAGGTGATAGCAGAGAATCCCAATTTAACTCCTTATCTTTATTATTTAAAAACCACTATGTATGTAAGGGCTTCAAGTCAAGCAATGGCTATAAAAAAATTGTATGAAGAACTTGATGAAAATGAAAGGAGGATTGTAAAAAGAGGTAGAAATGCAAAAACTAAAACTATTCCCAAGAACGCAAAATTAAGTGATTATAAATATGCTACAGCCCTTGAAGCATTAATTGGTTATCTGTATTTAGAAAATAATAATGAAAGATTGAATTATATTCTTTCGCAAGTATACCAAATAATAACCAAAGAACACAATATTATCAAAAGCAACTAATTTGGGCAAAAATTTCGAAAGGAGTAATGAGTAATGATTACAGGGTTAATA
This window encodes:
- a CDS encoding Mini-ribonuclease 3, producing MDILKTDLKESEDRLLSPLVYAYIGDAVYELFVRNKVIAENPNLTPYLYYLKTTMYVRASSQAMAIKKLYEELDENERRIVKRGRNAKTKTIPKNAKLSDYKYATALEALIGYLYLENNNERLNYILSQVYQIITKEHNIIKSN